A genomic region of Aspergillus oryzae RIB40 DNA, chromosome 1 contains the following coding sequences:
- a CDS encoding aldo/keto reductase family protein (voltage-gated shaker-like K+ channel, subunit beta/KCNAB), translating into MPEIVGKEVGPIGFGLMGLTWRATPPSQDQAFEAMRTAIHNGSNCWNGGEFYGSPDYNSLVLLERYLEKYPEDADKIVLNIKGGLNPQTHQVDASPENTRRSLDNCIAQLKGRKQKIDMFEFGRRDPAVPMDVTFDLIDREYVQTGKIGGIALSEVRAETIHEAVKHTKVVAVEAELSLFTTDILENGVAAACAQYGIPIIAYSPIGRGMLTGQFKKFDDLPKDSLLLSLNFPRFQQGNFEKNMQLVEKVEEIAKKKDCTPAQLAINWTRTLSRRPGMPTIIPIPGATTADRVEENTGGRYPEIIPTNT; encoded by the exons ATGCCCGAGATTGTGGGCAAGGAAGTAGGCCCCATTGGCTTTGGTCTGATGGGATTGACTTGGCGAGCGACGCCACCGTCTCAGGATCAGGCCTTCGAGGCTATGCGCACCGCTATCCATAATGGAA GTAACTGTTGGAATGGTGGCGAATTCTACGGATCCCCTGATTACAATAGTCTCGTGCTCCTGGAACGGTACCTTGAGAAGTATCCAGAAGATGCCGATAAAATCGTTCTGAACATCAAGGGTGGTTTGAACCCCCAGACTCACCAGGTAGACGCCTCTCCGGAGAACACTCGCAGAAGTCTGGATAACTGCATTGCTCAGTTAAAGGGCCGCAAACAAAAGATTGACATGTTTGAATTCGGTCGCCGCGACCCAGCTGTGCCGATGGATGTCACCTTTGATTTGATCGATAGGGAGTATGTCCAGACTGGAAAGATCGGGGGCATCGCCCTGTCAGAGGTGCGGGCTGAGACCATTCATGAAGCCGTCAAACACACCAAGGTGGTCGCGGTAGAGGCCGAACTCTCCTT GTTCACTACCGACATCTTGGAGAATGGTGTCGCTGCGGCATGCGCTCAATATGGGATCCCAATCATCGCCTACTCGCCCATTGGCCGAGGCATGTTAACCGGCCAGTTCAAGAAGTTTGACGACCTTCCAAAGGACTCGCTGCTGCTCTCCCTCAACTTCCCCCGCTTCCAGCAGGGTAACTTCGAGAAGAATATGCAGCTGgtcgagaaggtggaggagatcgcgaagaaaaaggactGCACACCAGCACAGCTGGCTATTAACTGGACGAGAACGCTATCCAGGCGTCCGGGGATGCCGACTATTATCCCGATTCCCGGTGCGACAACAGCAGACCGGGTGGAGGAGAACA CTGGTGGACGATACCCCGAGATCATCCCGACTAATACGTAG